Genomic window (Pseudovibrio brasiliensis):
ATAGCAATTCTTTTGCAGGAGCAGGGCGGCCCGGTTGGCGCTTATTCCCAGAAAGTGTTCGAAGCCGTCTGGCAAAAAGACCTCGATGCTGCCGGGGAGAGCGTCCTCTCCGACATCCTCAAAGAGCTTGGCCTTGATGCGGATAACTTGATTGAGGCAGCCAAATCCGCTGATATGCTGGAAGCCTACACCGTCAACTCCCGCATGGCAGAAAAGGCAAATGCCGTCGGTTCTCCAACCTATCTGCTCAACTCCGAGCCATTTTGGGGACAGGATCGTCTCGAACTGCTGGAAGATGCGTTGAAAAGTGGACGCAGCCCTTACGAAAGCCTCGAGTAATCCCCATTTCACTCCTAAGAGTATCGCCGAAAAGTGGGTACCGGTTTTCGGATAAAGATACGTGAAAACAATGAGTAAAGCAGTTCACGTAAATACGGACTGCTTTAAGCCTGATCGGATGGTCAAGGCGCTCTGATTGCTGCTAAACTGAATGCCATACCTGCCAGCAGGTGTGGCACTGCAAGCATCTGACACCTTAACTCATTGATTTGAAACAGAGATGGGAAGAAGTCGTGAAACAGTCTTATCTGGCCAGTGGAATTCTCGCCCTCGCAATCGCGACGGGCGCACCAAGCGCATTTGCCGAAAGTGAGCCGGGAGTCCCCGTTCGCTTCGAAATGCAGGAGACGGATAACGGACTGCTGCGGCTCGACACCCGCACGGGGATAGTTTCCCTATGCTCCAACAAAGGCGACAAACTTGTCTGCCAGCCCTCCATTGATGGCA
Coding sequences:
- a CDS encoding 2-hydroxychromene-2-carboxylate isomerase, with the protein product MTAQIDYFYTHLSPWAFLGHQEFLRIAEKYDVAVTFRPVNLAVLFPLTGGLPLGKRHPARQKYRFIELQRWAEKRGVTMNYKPAHFPTDIALADSIAILLQEQGGPVGAYSQKVFEAVWQKDLDAAGESVLSDILKELGLDADNLIEAAKSADMLEAYTVNSRMAEKANAVGSPTYLLNSEPFWGQDRLELLEDALKSGRSPYESLE